In Perognathus longimembris pacificus isolate PPM17 chromosome 3, ASM2315922v1, whole genome shotgun sequence, a single window of DNA contains:
- the Fbrsl1 gene encoding fibrosin-1-like protein isoform X13, producing the protein MEAKVRPSRRSRAQRDRGRRREAARDARAQSPSSGDEPEPSPGKENAGLRGAPPPRPAPRAARPPRRRRRESSSQEEEVIDGFAIASFSTLEALEKDMALKPHERKERWERRLIKKPRESESCPSAEPSENRQSLEMGSPGQDVDPQCDDGARKVPLQPSKQVCSPEGGPLPASPWHQNSPAQQQQQLQPSQPSQPQGPLPAPCQRCQPRRASPDPREPCQPQRPPQGQHSWPQRSLLGLKQPGQPRRSLLGPGQHCRPQRLFPAPDQLCQDQHSRLAQPCRPFWAPPGPRLRSQRLRSLLTSCHLCRPVRSLLPPCHPCRPQMTESHCCQPLRSSATSCVCGRPFGAASVQCCRPLRAPVAQCWQCQPPQSRFITHPCHQPSSSFVGQCCCPRQALLAHRQHSQCKSLLGQPSSPQQSLQSLRQPQQSDEGPEQTVPPKPSLLGPRQSHQQKRPLLSPEQSETPKRPLLGSENPCQPLWCLLGPGQPRKPQPLLPIPDRPSLLGQPGPSCQPLLRPLCHPRRQSLLDLVPTRQSQPSLLTRGHPCRPLRSRWTRYPAPGAPRHAPSVSPGA; encoded by the exons ATGGAGGCCAAGGTCCGGCCGAGCCGGCGCTCGCGCGCTCAGCGTGATCGCGGCCGGCGCCGGGAGGCCGCCCGCGACGCCCGTGCGCAGAGTCCGTCGTCAGGCGACGAGCCGGAGCCCAGTCCCGGCAAGGAGAACGCGGGTCTCCGCGGCGCGCCGCCCCCgcgccctgcgccccgcgccgcgcgcccCCCGAGGCGGCGACGCCGTGAGTCCAGCTCGCAGGAGGAGGAGGTCATCGACGGATTCGCCATCGCCAGCTTCAGTACGCTGGAGGCCCTGGAG AAGGATATGGCGCTGAAGCCACATGAGCGGAAAGAGAGGTGGGAGCGTCGCCTCATCAAGAAACCCCGGGAGTCAGAAAGTTGCCCTTCTGCAGAGCCCAGCGAGAACAGGCAGTCCCTGGAGATGGGCAGCCCAGGGCAGGACGTGGATCCTCAGTGTGACGATGGGGCCAGGAAGGTTCCACTACAACCCTCCAAGCAG GTGTGCTCCCCAGAAGGGGGGCCGCTCCCAGCCAGCCCTTGGCACCAGAACAGTCCGGCCCAGCAACAGCAACAgctccagcccagccagcccagccagccccAGGGACCCCTCCCAGCCCCGTGTCAGCGCTGCCAGCCCCGTCGGGCATCCCCGGACCCTAGGGAGCCCTGCCAGCCACAACGGCCACCCCAGGGTCAACACAGCTGGCCCCAGCGGTCACTTCTAGGCCTGAAACAGCCTGGCCAGCCCCGGCGGTCTCTTCTGGGCCCTGGTCAGCATTGCCGGCCCCAGCGCCTGTTTCCAGCCCCAGATCAGCTCTGCCAGGACCAGCATTCACGCCTGGCTCAGCCCTGCAGGCCCTTCTGGgcccccccaggccccagactACGCAGCCAACGCCTGCGGTCCCTCCTCACCTCTTGTCACCTCTGCCGCCCGGTGCGGTCCCTGTTGCCTCCCTGTCACCCCTGCCGGCCCCAGATGACTGAGTCACATTGCTGCCAGCCTCTGCGGTCATCAGCTACATCATGTGTTTGTGGCCGGCCCTTTGGGGCTGCCTCAGTTCAGTGCTGCCGGCCCCTGCGGGCCCCAGTAGCCCAGTGCTGGCAGTGCCAGCCTCCACAATCACGCTTCATCACGCACCCATGCCACCAACCTTCCAGCTCCTTTGTTGGCCAGTGCTGCTGCCCCCGGCAGGCACTTCTAGCCCATCGCCAGCACAGCCAGTGCAAGTCCCTTCTTGGCCAGCCCAGCTCCCCCCAGCAGTCACTGCAGAGCCTCAGACAACCCCAGCAATCAGATGAAGGCCCAGAGCAAACTGTCCCTCCCAAACCTTCCCTGCTGGGCCCCAGACAGTCACACCAACAGAAACGACCTCTCCTGAGCCCAGAGCAGTCTGAGACACCCAAGCGGCCACTCCTGGGCTCAGAAAATCCCTGCCAACCCTTGTGGTGTCTTCTGGGCCCAGGCCAGCCCCGAAAACCGCAGCCATTGCTTCCCATTCCTGATCGCCCTTCACTTCTAGGACAGCCAGGCCCATCCTGTCAGCCTCTCCTGAGACCCCTGTGCCATCCCAGAAGGCAGTCCTTGCTAGACCTGGTGCCCACCCGTCAGTCCCAGCCTTCACTCCTGACTCGGGGCCATCCCTGTCGGCCCCTGAGGTCTCGGTGGACTCGGTACCCTGCCCCAGGGGCGCCCCGCCATGCTCCATCTGTAAGCCCTGGAGCCTGA